One stretch of Cygnus olor isolate bCygOlo1 chromosome 1, bCygOlo1.pri.v2, whole genome shotgun sequence DNA includes these proteins:
- the LOC121078812 gene encoding C-type lectin domain family 2 member L-like — MCLEAGQPGRGASWDVCSHLSFWKRVAGIVFCLAVIFILIGVILYSPRLLDLEPCPDDWLYYKRKCYYQSGSVADWNSSQKFCSDFGASLAVIDHAQDLEFILYRMRTIDFWIGLQKTENKFLWVNGESLNTNLFHVNITDDGDCVHINSAFVSTKKCSSQRNWLCTLGQFDPKTIS, encoded by the exons ATGTGCCTGGAGGCGGGACAGCCGGGACGAGGGGCGTCGTGGG atGTGTGTTCACAcctttctttctggaaaagagTTGCTGGAATTGTCTTCTGTCTTGCTGTGATTTTCATCTTAATAGGGGTTATCTTAT ATTCACCTAGATTACTAGACCTGGAGCCATGCCCTGATGACTGGCTATATTACAAGAGGAAATGTTACTATCAGTCAGGATCTGTGGCAGACTGGAATTCCAGTCAGAAGTTCTGCTCTGACTTTGGAGCTTCCCTTGCAGTAATTGACCACGCCCAAGATCTG GAATTTATATTATATCGAATGCGCACTATAGACTTCTGGATTGGActacaaaagacagaaaataaattcttgtgGGTGAATGGAGAGTCACTTAACACAAACTT GTTTCATGTCAATATAACAGATGATGGAGACTGTGTCCATATAAATTCAGCCTTTGTCTCTACTAAAAAGTGCTCTTCACAGAGGAACTGGCTTTGCACCCTTGGTCAGTTTGATCCAAAGACAATCTCTTAA
- the LOC121078819 gene encoding C-type lectin domain family 2 member L-like: MCLSNASQVVEQESVVRSLRRRCCTKCNFLCTAFLLVMIILFVVLVLKMYQRGNLRSEQCPSEWIGYRKKCYFISEDEKNWTSSQAFCTKNESLLAVFENKDEMYSLVKLLKIDESWIGLCKKGERFYWENGTALNMDLFQIKNHSECAYLHSFTVSTSACSLPRRWICTYYP; encoded by the exons ATGTGCCTTTCAAACGCCTCACAGGTTGTCGAACAAGAGTCAGTGGTTCGTTCACTGAGAAGAAGGTGCTGCAcaaaat GCAACTTTCTATGTACCGCATTTCTGCTGGTGATGATCATTTTATTTGTTG TTCTAGTACTTAAGATGTATCAGCGTGGGAACCTTCGTTCTGAGCAGTGTCCCAGTGAGTGGATAGgttacagaaagaaatgttacttCATATCAGAAGACGAAAAAAACTGGACATCTAGTCAGGCATTCTGCACTAAGAATGAATCTTTGCTTGCCGTTTTTGAAAATAAGGATGAAATG tattctTTAGTTAAGCTATTGAAAATAGATGAATCTTGGATTGGATTGTGCAAGAAAGGTGAACGTTTCTACTGGGAGAATGGCACTGCCTTGAACATGGACTT gtttcAGATAAAGAATCATTCTGAGTGTGCCTACTTGCACTCCTTCACTGTCTCTACATCGGCATGCTCTTTGCCCAGGCGCTGGATCTGTACCTATTATCCCTAA